From the Deinococcus radiophilus genome, one window contains:
- the ruvA gene encoding Holliday junction branch migration protein RuvA: protein MIAYIWGTVRELRTGSAVIQAGGLGYEVQCPQSTLGRLKVGGEAELHTRFIVREDAQLLFGFHDADSAQLFDLVTGVSGVGPKLGLAMLSAMPVSALAQGIVDGDAKLLSSVSGVGKKTAERLILEIQSKVPEHLAAGGRGAVPVRLSTAGADATDALMALGFREPQVRSVIAALLADDPEQGSDALIRKGLGKLR from the coding sequence GTGATCGCTTACATCTGGGGCACCGTGCGTGAGCTGCGTACTGGCAGTGCCGTCATTCAGGCCGGCGGCTTAGGGTATGAGGTGCAGTGTCCTCAGTCCACCCTGGGCCGCCTCAAGGTGGGCGGCGAAGCTGAGCTGCATACCCGCTTCATTGTCCGCGAGGACGCGCAATTGCTGTTTGGTTTTCATGACGCCGACAGTGCTCAGCTGTTTGACCTGGTGACCGGGGTCAGTGGCGTGGGGCCCAAGTTGGGACTGGCGATGTTGTCGGCCATGCCCGTCTCGGCGCTGGCTCAGGGCATCGTGGATGGGGATGCCAAGTTGCTGTCCAGCGTAAGTGGCGTGGGAAAGAAAACTGCCGAGCGCCTGATTCTGGAAATCCAGAGCAAGGTGCCGGAGCATCTGGCTGCAGGTGGCCGTGGCGCTGTTCCAGTGCGCCTGAGTACTGCTGGGGCCGACGCAACCGATGCGCTGATGGCACTGGGCTTCCGCGAGCCACAGGTCCGCAGCGTGATTGCCGCGTTGCTGGCTGACGATCCAGAGCAGGGCAGCGACGCCCTGATCCGCAAAGGCCTGGGCAAACTCCGCTAA
- a CDS encoding low temperature requirement protein A: MTQQGIQEGVDIRDNAQEENQPEVSLNTGSENQGQLTEEDQKVSWLELFFDLIFVTSFDQLAKRLGDSFAPENIIVFLLMFVAPWSVWSGNTQFAARFGNDSKIYRWGTLLELLTLGVLSLTLRSDVEHTGWLFAAAYAFNRFTLVGMYLLLAHKEPGARQYARVTAAGLALSGVLWLLSMPTSHTLTLVLWGLALLVTVLTPVPAQRYHHHALPHHEHLPERVGLLQIIALGGIVTEVVVGGRQQEMTLLGQLPTFLALVTCIAMFRLYFDQSRALPVLVANLQSRGGTLMSWLYAHLPLTIAIMMVGVGFGHGIAYEDEHHDQLNLTLVSWAMAAVFGSLALIRYNSSRLTRVPSLDRSMLTLLAGAVASALLALSHLGALSLHLATAAVTVVAALIIATDPASQRLGKVEEAVLDEHGSEE, from the coding sequence GTGACGCAGCAAGGCATCCAAGAGGGCGTGGACATTCGTGACAACGCCCAGGAAGAGAATCAGCCAGAAGTCTCGCTTAATACTGGCTCCGAGAATCAGGGGCAACTGACCGAGGAAGACCAGAAAGTCAGCTGGCTGGAGCTATTTTTCGACTTGATTTTTGTGACCTCCTTCGACCAGTTGGCCAAACGACTGGGCGACAGCTTCGCCCCCGAAAACATCATCGTCTTTTTGCTGATGTTCGTGGCCCCGTGGTCGGTCTGGTCCGGCAACACACAGTTCGCGGCCCGTTTTGGTAACGACTCTAAAATCTACCGCTGGGGCACCCTGCTGGAACTGCTGACCCTAGGTGTGCTGAGCCTGACCCTGCGCAGCGACGTGGAACATACCGGCTGGCTCTTTGCGGCTGCCTACGCCTTTAACCGCTTTACGCTGGTGGGCATGTATCTGTTGCTGGCCCACAAGGAGCCGGGCGCCAGACAGTACGCCCGTGTCACGGCGGCGGGCCTGGCCCTTTCTGGGGTGCTATGGCTGCTGAGTATGCCCACCAGTCACACCCTGACGCTGGTGCTGTGGGGACTGGCGCTGCTGGTGACGGTCCTGACCCCCGTGCCTGCCCAGCGCTATCACCACCATGCCCTGCCGCACCACGAGCACCTGCCAGAGCGGGTCGGCCTGCTCCAGATCATCGCGCTGGGCGGCATCGTGACCGAGGTGGTGGTGGGAGGCCGTCAGCAGGAAATGACGCTGTTGGGGCAACTTCCTACGTTTCTTGCGCTGGTGACCTGTATTGCGATGTTCCGCTTGTACTTCGATCAGTCGCGGGCGTTGCCGGTGCTGGTGGCCAATCTGCAGTCACGGGGCGGAACATTGATGTCCTGGCTCTATGCACACCTCCCCCTGACCATTGCGATCATGATGGTCGGGGTAGGGTTTGGACACGGCATCGCCTACGAGGACGAACACCATGACCAACTGAACCTGACCCTGGTGAGCTGGGCGATGGCGGCCGTATTCGGATCGCTGGCGCTGATTCGCTACAACTCTTCACGGCTGACGCGGGTTCCGTCATTGGACCGCTCTATGCTGACCCTGCTGGCAGGGGCGGTGGCCAGTGCCCTACTGGCCCTCAGTCATCTGGGGGCCTTGTCACTTCACCTGGCTACGGCAGCTGTGACCGTAGTCGCGGCCCTGATCATCGCCACTGATCCGGCTTCGCAGCGCCTAGGCAAAGTTGAGGAAGCTGTCCTGGACGAGCACGGCAGCGAAGAGTAG
- the ligA gene encoding NAD-dependent DNA ligase LigA, whose amino-acid sequence MSTESPLTHAEYLDLRDEVERHNRAYHEQDDPEIPDDQYDALVHRLRAAEAEHPEWADGLSPAQQVGGAVSTAFESVDHPTPMTSLDNAFGDDEMYGWQERLARSMNMDPETAEFRYTTELKIDGLSVNLYYRDGELQWAATRGNGRTGEKVTAQVLTVPGIPQQLPGLRGELEVRGEVYLAREDFAAYNARAEELGEPLLKNPRNGAAGALRQKDPEVTRRRGLKAIFYSLGKRDGVPARTQGEVLDWLAAQGFATSPYSRTLDGLEAALAYHAALTASRADLPFDADGTVIKLDALALQGEAGFTSRAPRWAIAYKFPVEEAETVLEEISVGVGRTGKITPLAHLAPRLIEGSTVSRATLHNEDFVRDLDLRLGDTVVVRKSGGVIPQIMRVIPERRPADAQPYVFPTECPQCAHALVRTEGDANTYCPNPACPAQQFERISYFVSREAMDIRGVGEQLIRQLLAQELVRDAADLYTLSAETLAGLERSGDKKAANILVQLEASKTRPLWRVINALGIQHVGARVSQALAAQFGMLDHLVAADEAAVAAVPGLGPVIARNLVAALQDEAMRDLLRRLEEAGVQPPQEQQQRGTALSGLSFVITGTLSQPRDHYRALLESQGARVTGSVTKKTSFLLAGEDAGSKLEKAQQLGTAVLDEHGLAALLTEHGVLAG is encoded by the coding sequence ATGTCCACTGAGTCTCCGCTGACGCATGCCGAATACCTTGACCTGCGGGATGAGGTGGAGCGTCACAACCGCGCCTACCACGAACAGGACGACCCCGAGATTCCGGATGATCAGTACGACGCTCTGGTGCACCGTCTGCGTGCCGCCGAAGCGGAGCATCCGGAATGGGCCGACGGACTTTCGCCCGCGCAGCAGGTAGGTGGGGCCGTCAGTACGGCGTTTGAGTCGGTGGATCATCCTACCCCGATGACCAGCCTCGACAATGCCTTCGGGGACGATGAGATGTATGGCTGGCAGGAGCGGCTGGCCCGCTCGATGAACATGGACCCGGAAACCGCCGAGTTCCGCTACACCACTGAGCTGAAAATTGATGGCCTGAGCGTCAATCTGTATTACCGTGACGGCGAATTGCAGTGGGCCGCCACACGTGGCAACGGGCGCACCGGGGAAAAGGTCACGGCCCAGGTGCTGACTGTCCCTGGTATTCCTCAGCAGCTTCCCGGCCTCAGGGGTGAACTTGAGGTGCGCGGCGAAGTGTATCTGGCCCGTGAGGACTTTGCGGCCTACAACGCGCGCGCCGAGGAACTGGGCGAACCACTGCTCAAGAATCCCCGCAACGGTGCAGCGGGGGCTCTGCGGCAGAAAGACCCCGAAGTGACCCGCCGCCGGGGTCTCAAGGCCATCTTCTACTCGCTGGGGAAGCGGGACGGTGTGCCTGCCCGCACCCAGGGCGAGGTACTGGACTGGCTGGCGGCCCAGGGCTTTGCCACCAGTCCCTATTCGCGTACGCTGGACGGGCTGGAGGCTGCCTTGGCCTACCACGCCGCGCTGACAGCCAGCCGCGCTGACTTACCGTTTGATGCGGACGGCACCGTGATCAAGCTGGATGCTCTGGCCCTGCAAGGGGAGGCCGGATTCACCAGCCGTGCGCCGCGCTGGGCCATTGCCTACAAGTTCCCGGTAGAAGAGGCCGAAACGGTACTGGAAGAGATCAGCGTAGGGGTAGGCCGGACTGGTAAGATCACTCCGCTGGCCCATCTGGCCCCGCGCCTGATTGAAGGCAGCACCGTTAGCCGTGCCACGCTCCATAACGAGGACTTCGTGCGTGACCTGGACCTGCGGCTGGGGGACACGGTGGTGGTGCGTAAGTCAGGCGGCGTGATCCCACAAATTATGCGTGTCATCCCTGAGCGGCGACCGGCCGACGCCCAGCCATACGTTTTTCCCACCGAGTGTCCGCAGTGTGCTCATGCCCTGGTCCGCACAGAGGGCGATGCCAACACCTACTGTCCCAACCCAGCCTGTCCCGCACAGCAGTTCGAACGCATCAGCTATTTCGTCAGCCGGGAGGCCATGGATATTCGGGGCGTGGGCGAACAGCTAATCCGTCAACTGCTGGCGCAGGAGTTGGTGCGCGACGCTGCCGACCTCTATACCCTGAGTGCTGAAACGCTCGCAGGATTGGAGCGCAGCGGAGACAAGAAGGCCGCCAATATCCTTGTGCAGCTGGAGGCCAGCAAAACTCGGCCGCTGTGGCGGGTGATCAACGCGCTGGGCATTCAGCATGTCGGGGCACGCGTCTCGCAGGCGCTGGCGGCGCAGTTCGGCATGCTGGACCACCTGGTGGCTGCCGACGAAGCTGCCGTTGCCGCCGTGCCAGGACTGGGGCCGGTCATCGCCCGGAACCTGGTGGCCGCCCTGCAGGATGAAGCCATGCGTGACCTGCTGCGCCGCCTGGAAGAGGCCGGGGTGCAGCCACCCCAAGAACAACAGCAGCGTGGCACGGCTCTGAGCGGCCTGAGTTTCGTGATTACCGGGACACTCAGCCAGCCGCGTGACCACTACAGGGCCTTGCTGGAAAGTCAGGGGGCACGCGTGACCGGCAGTGTCACCAAGAAGACCAGCTTCCTGCTGGC